The proteins below come from a single Syntrophales bacterium genomic window:
- a CDS encoding type II toxin-antitoxin system RelE/ParE family toxin, which translates to MDRLTDTQATKIAWVLKLIREIDQVPSKYLKKLVKTNDIWEARVDVGRNTFRLLGFFHGQELIILTNSFQKKSQKIPLKEIKLAEKRKKEYLSRR; encoded by the coding sequence TTGGATAGGCTGACAGACACACAGGCGACCAAGATAGCATGGGTATTGAAATTGATTCGAGAGATTGATCAGGTTCCATCTAAATACCTCAAGAAGCTGGTCAAGACAAACGATATTTGGGAAGCCAGAGTTGATGTGGGAAGAAACACCTTCCGTCTTCTTGGCTTCTTTCATGGTCAAGAGTTGATCATACTGACCAACTCCTTCCAAAAGAAGAGCCAGAAAATTCCTTTAAAGGAGATTAAACTGGCAGAAAAGCGGAAGAAAGAATATTTGAGCAGGAGGTAA